One stretch of Microcebus murinus isolate Inina chromosome 12, M.murinus_Inina_mat1.0, whole genome shotgun sequence DNA includes these proteins:
- the ADAMTS13 gene encoding A disintegrin and metalloproteinase with thrombospondin motifs 13 yields MCKLQPWARCRPLCVAGVGAALICAFLLLGGRGLPGFQQRFLQAWEPEEVPSHLGPDATWKARALPALPLREGQENAPGVPEPSGLPREEDSLRRQRRAAGGVLHLELLVAVGPDVHQAHQEDTERYVLTNLNIGSELLRDPSLGARFRVHLVKMVILTEPEGAPNITANITSSLLRVCEWSRTVNPEDDADPGHADLVLYVTRFDLELPDGNRQVRGVTQLGGACSPSWSCLITEDTGFDLGVTIAHEIGHSLGLGHDGEPGSGCGPSGHVMASYGSAPGQGHSGLAWSPCSRRQLQHLLSAGRAHCLWDPPQPGPGPERHLGEALPGLYYGADEQCQVAFGPAAVACTFAREDLDMCQALSCHTDPLDQSSCSRRLIPLLDGTECGVGKWCSRGRCLSLLALGPVAAVHGHWSSWGPPSPCSRSCGGGVVTRRRRCNNPRPAFGGRACAGADLQAEMCNAQACERSQLEFMSEQCAQTDAQPLLLPPGTATFYRWGAAAQHSQGDALCRHMCRAVGESFIMRRGDSFLDGTRCVPGGPREDGALSLCVSGSCRAFGCDGRMDSQRAWDACQVCGGDNSTCSPRNGSFTAGRAREYVTFLTVTPNLTSVYVANRRPLFSHLAVRIGGRYVVAGKSSLSPSTTYPSVLEDSRVEYTVALTEDRLPRLEEIRIRGPLREAIEIQVYRRYSEEYGDLTRPDITFSYFQPKPQQAWAWAAVRGPCSVSCGAGRRWVTYSCLDQAGKEQVEAAWCQGSPQPPAWTEACVPAPCPPYWVAGASGPCSASCGGGLRERPLRCVEAQGGLLRTLPPARCAAVALQPAPEVEPCNSQPCPARQETSAPGPCTSAGGAGLASESVTNVTCVQGAGGSEAPATAGPGPTGERPPVVELGADSPGEEGPPASRSARPEAPAAHVWTPVAGPCSASCGRGVMELRVLCTDSALGVPVQEELCQAASKPGRRREVCRAVPCPARWRYKLATCSVSCGGGVVRRTLYCARAQAEDGAEEILPDAQCRGLPRPEPQEACSPEPCPPRWTVTALGPCSASCGLGTARRSVACVQLDRGRDTEVDEAACAALVRPQASVPCLVGDCAYRWHVSTWTECSVSCGDGVQSRQDTCLGPPAGAPVPANFCQHLPKPVTLRGCWAGPCAAEGTPRPAPHEEAAALGQTTVAPAAVASPEGPQSWAHLRSPAPQPLRLLPSPRESPARPSACGGQHLEPAGTIDLRGSGQADCAVAIGRPLGEVVTLQVLESSLNCSAGETLLLWGRLAWRQSCTGLPGKTFSPNTNTLLVRQRRARRAGGVVLRYWSWPAGRTVHRECDRQLFGPWGEIVSPSLSPDRRNAGGCRLFIDVAPQARIAIHALAMGLGTGTEGANASYISIRDTHSLKTTTFHGPQVLYWESEGSQAEMEFSQGFLEARASLQGRYWALQPRAREEDQRLGPGRALP; encoded by the exons ATGTGCAAGCTTCAGCCCTGGGCCAGATGCCGGCCCCTCTGCGTGGCCGGCGTGGGGGCAGCCCTCATTTGTGCCTTCCTTCTCCTGGGCGGCCGGGGGCTCCCCGGTTTCCAGCAG AGGTTTCTTCAGGCCTGGGAGCCGGAGGAGGTGCCTTCCCACCTTGGCCCCGATGCTACCTGGAAAG CCCGGGCGCTTCCAGCTCTGCCCCTCCGGGAAGGCCAGGAGAACGCCCCTGGGGTCCCAGAGCCCTCGGGGCTCCCGCGGGAGGAGGACA GCCTCCGGAGACAGAGGCGGGCTGCGGGAGGCGTCCTGCACCTGGAGCTGCTGGTGGCCGTGGGCCCCGACGTCCACCAGGCCCACCAGGAGGACACGGAGCGCTACGTGCTCACCAACCTCAACATT GGGTCGGAGCTGCTGAGGGACCCGTCCCTGGGGGCTCGGTTCCGAGTGCACCTGGTGAAGATGGTCATCCTCACGGAGCCCGAG GGCGCCCCCAACATCACGGCCAACATAACCTCGTCACTGCTGCGCGTCTGCGAGTGGAGCCGGACGGTCAACCCCGAGGACGACGCGGACCCTGGGCACGCAGACCTGGTGCTCTACGTCACCAG GTTTGACCTGGAGCTGCCTGACGGTAACCGGCAGGTGCGGGGAGTCACCCAGCTGGGGGGCGCCTGCTCCCCCTCCTGGAGCTGCCTCATCACCGAGGACACCGGCTTCGACCTGGGGGTCACCATCGCCCACGAGATCGGGCACAG cctgggcctggggcacGACGGTGAGCCCGGCAGCGGCTGTGGCCCCAGTGGCCATGTGATGGCGTCCTACGGCTCCGCACCTGGCCAGGGCCACTCGGGCCTCGCCTGGTCCCCCTGCAGCCGCCGGCAGCTGCAGCACCTGCTCAG CGCAGGACGGGCGCACTGCCTGTGGGACCCGCCGCAGCCTGGACCCGGCCCTGAGAGGCACCTGGGGGAGGCGCTGCCCGGCCTCTACTATGGCGCAGATGAGCAGTGCCAGGTTGCCTTCGGCCCTGCGGCGGTGGCCTGCACCTTCGCCAGGGAGGACCTC gacatgtgccaggctctgtcctgccACACAGACCCGCTGGACCAGAGCAGCTGCAGCCGCCGCCTCATTCCCCTCCTGGATGGGACCGAGTGTGGCGTGGGGAAG TGGTGCTCCAGGGGCCGCTGCCTCTCGCTGCTGGCGCTGGGCCCCGTGGCGGCCGTGCACGGGCACTGGTCCAGCTGGGGCCCCCCAAGTCCTTGCTCCCGCTCCTGTGGAGGAGGTGTGGTCACCCGGAGGCGACGGTGCAACAACCCCAG acctgcctttgGGGGGCGCGCGTGCGCTGGTGCCGACCTGCAGGCAGAGATGTGCAACGCCCAG GCCTGCGAGAGGAGCCAGCTGGAGTTCATGTCGGAGCAGTGCGCCCAGACCGACGCCCAGCCTCTGCTCCTCCCCCCGGGCACCGCCACCTTCTACCGCTGGGGCGCCGCCGCCCAGCACAGCCAAG GGGACGCTCTGTGCAGACACATGTGCCGGGCCGTGGGCGAGAGCTTCATCATGAGACGGGGAGACAGCTTCCTGGACGGGACCCGGTGTGTGCCCGGCGGCCCCCGGGAGGATGGGGCGCTGAGCCTGTGCGTGTCGGGCAGCTGCAGG GCGTTTGGCTGCGACGGCAGGATGGACTCGCAGCGGGCGTGGGACGCCTGCCAGGTGTGCGGAGGCGACAACAGCACCTGCAGCCCACGGAACGGCTCTTTCACGGCCGGGAGAGCCAGAG AGTACGTCACGTTCCTGACAGTCACGCCCAACCTGACCAGCGTGTACGTCGCCAACCGCAGGCCTCTCTTCTCGCACTTGG CAGTGAGGATCGGCGGGCGCTACGTTGTGGCCGGGAAGTCGAGCCTCTCCCCCAGCACCACCTACCCCTCCGTCCTGGAGGACAGCAGAGTCGAGTACACGGTGGCCCTCACCGAGGACCGGCTGCCCCGCCTCGAGGAGATCCGCATCCGGGGACCCCTCCGGGAGGCCATCGAGATCCAG GTTTACAGGCGGTACAGCGAGGAGTATGGCGACCTCACCCGCCCGGACATCACCTTCTCCTACTTCCAGCCTAAGCCGCAGCAGGCCTGGGCGTGGGCCGCCGTGCGCGGGCCCTGCTCGGTGAGCTGTGGGGCAG GGCGGCGCTGGGTGACCTACAGCTGCCTGGACCAGGCTGGGAAGGAGCAGGTGGAGGCTGCCTGGTGCCAAGGGAGCCCGCAGCCGCCGGCGTGGACAGAGGCCTGCGTCCCTGCGCCCTGCCCCCCATA CTGGGTGGCTGGAGCCTCCGGCCCGTGCAGCGCCTCCTGTGGGGGAGGCCTGCGGGAGCGGCCACTGCGCTGCGTGGAGGCCCAGGGCGGCCTCCTGAGGACCCTGCCCCCGGCCCGGTGCGCGGCGGTGGCCCTGCAGCCTGCCCCGGAGGTGGAGCCCTGcaactcccagccctgccccgccaG GCAGGAGACGTCAGCCCCTGGCCCGTGCACGTCGGCCGGCGGAGCAGGCCTGGCCTCGGAGAGTGTGACAAACGTGACGTGTGTGCAGGGGGCGGGTGGCTCGGAGGCCCCAGCGACCGCGGGGCCCGGCCCCACAGGAGAGAGGCCACCTGTTGTTGAG CTGGGCGCCGACTCTCCGGGGGAAGAGGGCCCTCCCGCATCGCGCAGTGCCAGGCCGGAGGCTCCTGCCGCCCACGTGTGGACCCCCGTGGCGGGGCCCTGCTCCGCCTCCTGCGGGCGAG gcGTGATGGAGCTGCGTGTCCTGTGCACGGACTCTGCCCTCGGGGTGCCTGTGCAGGAGGAGCTGTGCCAGGCGGCAAGCAAGCCCGGGCGCCGGCGGGAGGTCTGCCGCGCcgtcccctgccctgcccg GTGGCGGTACAAGCTGGCGACCTGCAGCGTGAGCTGTGGGGGCGGGGTCGTGCGGAGGACCCTGTACTGTGCCCGCGCCCAGGCGGAGGACGGTGCCGAGGAGATCCTGCCGGACGCCCAGTGCCGGGGGCTGCCTCGCCCAGAGCCCCAGGAGGCCTGCAGCCCGGAGCCCTGCCCGCCCAG GTGGACAGTCACGGCCCTCGGCCCCTGCTCGGCCAGCTGTGGCCTCGGCACTGCTAGGCGCTCGGTGGCCTGCGTGCAGCTCGACCGCGGCCGGGACACGGAGGTGGACGAGGCGGCCTGTGCAGCTCTGGTGCGGCCCCAGGCCAGCGTCCCCTGCCTTGTTGGTGACTGTGCCTACCGGTGGCACGTCAGCACCTGGACAGAG TGCTCCGTCTCCTGCGGGGATGGCGTCCAGAGCCGGCAGGAcacctgccttggccccccagcTGGGGCGCCGGTGCCAGCAAACTTCTGCCAGCACCTGCCCAAGCCCGTGACCCTGCGGGGCTGCTGGGCCGGGCCCTGTGCAGCGGAGGGGACACCCCGCCCAGCGCCCCATGAGGAAGCCGCTGCCCTGGGCCAGACCACAGTGGCACCTGCTGCTGTGGCTTCCCCAGAGGGGCCCCAGTCCTGGGCCCACCTCCgctccccagctccccagcccctgcgGCTCCTGCCCAGTCCCCGGGAAAGCCCAGCGCGGCCCA GTGCCTGCGGTGGGCAGCACCTCGAGCCAGCCGGGACCATTGACCTGCGAGGCTCGGGGCAGGCAGACTGTGCGGTGGCCATCGGGCGGCCCCTGGGGGAGGTGGTGACCCTCCAAGTCCTCGAGAGCTCCCTCAACTGCAGCGCTG GGGAGACGCTGCTGCTCTGGGGCCGGCTCGCGTGGAGGCAGTCGTGCACCGGGCTGCCCGGCAAGACCTTCAGCCCCAACACCAACACGCTGCTGGTGAGGCAGCGCCGCGCGAGGCGGGCGGGCGGAGTGGTGCTGCGGTACTGGAGCTGGCCTGCCGGCAGAACCGTGCACAGAG AATGTGACAGGCAGCTCTTTGGACCCTGGGGTGAAATCGTGAGCCCCTCTCTGAGTCCAGATAGGAGGAACGCAGGGGGCTGCCGGCTCTTCATCGACGTGGCCCCCCAGGCCCGGATTGCCATCCACGCCCTGGCCATGGGCTTGGGCACTGGGACCGAGGGAGCCAATGCCAGCTACATCTCG ATCCGGGACACCCACAGCCTGAAGACCACGACGTTCCACGGGCCGCAGGTGCTCTACTGGGAGTCAGAGGGCAGCCAGGCGGAGATGGAGTTCAGccagggcttcctggaggcgCGGGCCAGCCTGCAGGGCCGGTACTGGGCCCTCCAGCCCCGGGCGCGGGAAGAGGACCAGCGGCTGGGCCCGGGCCGGGCCCTGCCTTAG